Proteins encoded within one genomic window of Acomys russatus chromosome 5, mAcoRus1.1, whole genome shotgun sequence:
- the Pcgf6 gene encoding polycomb group RING finger protein 6 isoform X3 has translation MEEAETDATGNPRASEAELDSAIPPPPPISPPALTPAPAAGEEGPAFLPEAGAPGCSRSRPPELEPERSLGRLRGRFEDYDEELEEDEEMEEEEEEEEEMSHFSLRLETGRPDSEDEEERLVNLAELTPYILCSICKGYLIDATTITECLHTFCKSCIVRHFYYSNRCPKCNIVVHQTQPLYNIRLDRQLQDIVYKLVVNLEEREKKQMHDFYKERGLEVPKPAAPQPVPSSRGRTKKVLESVFRIPPELDMSLLLEFIGANEDTGHFKPLEKKFVRVSGEATIGHVEKFLRRKMGLDPACQVDIICGDHLLERYQTLREIRRAIGDAAMQDGLLVLHYGLVVSPLKIT, from the exons ATGGAGGAGGCTGAGACGGACGCCACGGGGAACCCTCGCGCCTCCGAGGCTGAGCTAGACTCAGCCATTCCACCTCCGCCTCCCATCTCTCCGCCCGCCCTCACGCCGGCGCCCGCGGCCGGTGAGGAGGGCCCGGCGTTTCTGCCGGAGGCGGGCGCTCCGGGCTGCTCCCGATCTCGGCCCCCGGAGTTGGAGCCCGAGCGCAGTCTGGGTCGCTTGAGAGGCCGCTTCGAGGACTACGACGAGGAGttggaagaggatgaggagatggaggaggaagaggaggaggaggaagagatgagccACTTCTCGCTGCGACTGGAGACCGGGCGGCCGGACTCCGAGGACGAGGAAGAG CGCCTGGTTAACCTTGCTGAACTGACCCCATACATCTTGTGTTCCATTTGCAAAGGTTACTTAATAGATGCGACGACCATCACAGAATGTCTTCATACCT TTTGTAAAAGCTGCATTGTAAGACATTTTTACTATAGCAACAGATGCCCAAAATGCAACATAGTTGTCCACCAGACACAGCCTCTTTATAATATAAG GTTGGACCGACAATTACAAGACATAGTATACAAATTAGTCGTCAATCTAGAGGAAA gagaaaaaaagcaGATGCATGATTTCTATAAGGAAAGAGGTCTAGAAGTACCTAAACCTG CTGCTCCACAGCCAGTCCCTTCCAGCAGAGGAAGAACTAAGAAAGTCCTGGAGTCGGTCTTTCGCATCCCGCCTGAACTTGATATGTCATTATTACTTGAGTTCATTGG tgctaatGAAGACACGGGACACTTTAAg CCATTGGAAAAGAAGTTTGTGCGTGTTTCAGGAGAAGCAACTATTGGGCATGTAGAAAAatttcttagaagaaaaatgggtCTTGATCCAGCTTGTCAG GTAGATATCATCTGCGGCGATCACTTACTGGAACGGTACCAAACTCTACGGGAAATCCGACGTGCAATAGGTGATGCAGCAATGCAG gaTGGTCTGCTTGTTCTTCATTATGGTCTTGTGGTTTCTCCTTTGAAAATAACTTGA
- the Pcgf6 gene encoding polycomb group RING finger protein 6 isoform X2 gives MEEAETDATGNPRASEAELDSAIPPPPPISPPALTPAPAAGEEGPAFLPEAGAPGCSRSRPPELEPERSLGRLRGRFEDYDEELEEDEEMEEEEEEEEEMSHFSLRLETGRPDSEDEEERLVNLAELTPYILCSICKGYLIDATTITECLHTFCKSCIVRHFYYSNRCPKCNIVVHQTQPLYNIRLDRQLQDIVYKLVVNLEEREKKQMHDFYKERGLEVPKPAAPQPVPSSRGRTKKVLESVFRIPPELDMSLLLEFIGANEDTGHFKPLEKKFVRVSGEATIGHVEKFLRRKMGLDPACQDGLLVLHYGLVVSPLKIT, from the exons ATGGAGGAGGCTGAGACGGACGCCACGGGGAACCCTCGCGCCTCCGAGGCTGAGCTAGACTCAGCCATTCCACCTCCGCCTCCCATCTCTCCGCCCGCCCTCACGCCGGCGCCCGCGGCCGGTGAGGAGGGCCCGGCGTTTCTGCCGGAGGCGGGCGCTCCGGGCTGCTCCCGATCTCGGCCCCCGGAGTTGGAGCCCGAGCGCAGTCTGGGTCGCTTGAGAGGCCGCTTCGAGGACTACGACGAGGAGttggaagaggatgaggagatggaggaggaagaggaggaggaggaagagatgagccACTTCTCGCTGCGACTGGAGACCGGGCGGCCGGACTCCGAGGACGAGGAAGAG CGCCTGGTTAACCTTGCTGAACTGACCCCATACATCTTGTGTTCCATTTGCAAAGGTTACTTAATAGATGCGACGACCATCACAGAATGTCTTCATACCT TTTGTAAAAGCTGCATTGTAAGACATTTTTACTATAGCAACAGATGCCCAAAATGCAACATAGTTGTCCACCAGACACAGCCTCTTTATAATATAAG GTTGGACCGACAATTACAAGACATAGTATACAAATTAGTCGTCAATCTAGAGGAAA gagaaaaaaagcaGATGCATGATTTCTATAAGGAAAGAGGTCTAGAAGTACCTAAACCTG CTGCTCCACAGCCAGTCCCTTCCAGCAGAGGAAGAACTAAGAAAGTCCTGGAGTCGGTCTTTCGCATCCCGCCTGAACTTGATATGTCATTATTACTTGAGTTCATTGG tgctaatGAAGACACGGGACACTTTAAg CCATTGGAAAAGAAGTTTGTGCGTGTTTCAGGAGAAGCAACTATTGGGCATGTAGAAAAatttcttagaagaaaaatgggtCTTGATCCAGCTTGTCAG gaTGGTCTGCTTGTTCTTCATTATGGTCTTGTGGTTTCTCCTTTGAAAATAACTTGA
- the Pcgf6 gene encoding polycomb group RING finger protein 6 isoform X1: protein MEEAETDATGNPRASEAELDSAIPPPPPISPPALTPAPAAGEEGPAFLPEAGAPGCSRSRPPELEPERSLGRLRGRFEDYDEELEEDEEMEEEEEEEEEMSHFSLRLETGRPDSEDEEERLVNLAELTPYILCSICKGYLIDATTITECLHTFCKSCIVRHFYYSNRCPKCNIVVHQTQPLYNIRLDRQLQDIVYKLVVNLEEREKKQMHDFYKERGLEVPKPAAPQPVPSSRGRTKKVLESVFRIPPELDMSLLLEFIGANEDTGHFKPLEKKFVRVSGEATIGHVEKFLRRKMGLDPACQISSAAITYWNGTKLYGKSDVQ, encoded by the exons ATGGAGGAGGCTGAGACGGACGCCACGGGGAACCCTCGCGCCTCCGAGGCTGAGCTAGACTCAGCCATTCCACCTCCGCCTCCCATCTCTCCGCCCGCCCTCACGCCGGCGCCCGCGGCCGGTGAGGAGGGCCCGGCGTTTCTGCCGGAGGCGGGCGCTCCGGGCTGCTCCCGATCTCGGCCCCCGGAGTTGGAGCCCGAGCGCAGTCTGGGTCGCTTGAGAGGCCGCTTCGAGGACTACGACGAGGAGttggaagaggatgaggagatggaggaggaagaggaggaggaggaagagatgagccACTTCTCGCTGCGACTGGAGACCGGGCGGCCGGACTCCGAGGACGAGGAAGAG CGCCTGGTTAACCTTGCTGAACTGACCCCATACATCTTGTGTTCCATTTGCAAAGGTTACTTAATAGATGCGACGACCATCACAGAATGTCTTCATACCT TTTGTAAAAGCTGCATTGTAAGACATTTTTACTATAGCAACAGATGCCCAAAATGCAACATAGTTGTCCACCAGACACAGCCTCTTTATAATATAAG GTTGGACCGACAATTACAAGACATAGTATACAAATTAGTCGTCAATCTAGAGGAAA gagaaaaaaagcaGATGCATGATTTCTATAAGGAAAGAGGTCTAGAAGTACCTAAACCTG CTGCTCCACAGCCAGTCCCTTCCAGCAGAGGAAGAACTAAGAAAGTCCTGGAGTCGGTCTTTCGCATCCCGCCTGAACTTGATATGTCATTATTACTTGAGTTCATTGG tgctaatGAAGACACGGGACACTTTAAg CCATTGGAAAAGAAGTTTGTGCGTGTTTCAGGAGAAGCAACTATTGGGCATGTAGAAAAatttcttagaagaaaaatgggtCTTGATCCAGCTTGTCAG ATATCATCTGCGGCGATCACTTACTGGAACGGTACCAAACTCTACGGGAAATCCGACGTGCAATAG